A genomic window from Halorubrum trapanicum includes:
- a CDS encoding chemotaxis protein CheW: MAATEADAEPTKVLEFGLGDGTYCLDIGVIDEIVDAGELTRIPNSPDHVEGVMDLRGRTTTIVDPKTVFDIDEDGPRERIVVFDDGEIDEGGTVGWMVDEVFQVRDVSPEDVDQNTTVEDEGVRGIVKSDDRFVVWVSPDVDDALAADLDDVEAAEA; encoded by the coding sequence ATGGCAGCAACAGAGGCGGACGCCGAACCGACCAAGGTGTTGGAGTTCGGCCTGGGCGACGGGACGTACTGTCTGGACATCGGCGTCATCGACGAGATCGTCGACGCCGGCGAGCTCACGCGGATCCCCAACTCGCCGGACCACGTCGAGGGCGTGATGGACCTCCGCGGCCGGACGACGACGATCGTCGACCCGAAGACGGTGTTCGACATCGACGAGGACGGGCCGCGCGAGCGGATCGTCGTCTTCGACGACGGCGAGATCGACGAGGGCGGGACGGTCGGCTGGATGGTCGACGAGGTGTTCCAGGTCCGCGACGTCTCGCCCGAGGACGTCGACCAGAACACCACCGTCGAGGACGAGGGCGTCCGCGGCATCGTCAAGTCCGACGACCGGTTCGTCGTGTGGGTCTCGCCGGACGTCGACGACGCGCTCGCCGCCGACCTCGACGACGTCGAGGCCGCGGAGGCGTAG
- the cheB gene encoding chemotaxis-specific protein-glutamate methyltransferase CheB, which translates to MSRTTDRRGGRDGSPRVVVVDDSPFMRGLISDLLSDAGVAVVGEAGDGEEALSVVAETRPDVVTMDVEMPGMGGLEAVERLMEETPTPVLMLSAHTDEGAEVTFEALDRGAVDFFAKPGGEVSTGVSRESERLVEAVRSVAGADLDAATRERDDPSAAASRSPDAGSEADAADVDGPLTVVIAASTGGPNAVERVLSALPMADCRVVVVQHMPEAFTSRFADRLDAASAYDVREASDGARIGAGEVLVARGGSHTLIDSYRSGRLRVKLDADDDSHTVTPAADVTMRSAAEVIDDPLVGVVLTGMGSDAAAGIRAMADAGARTLAQSEDTCVIYGMPKRAVETGGVDAVCDLDDVAGAIVGGEA; encoded by the coding sequence ATGAGCAGGACGACGGATCGGCGCGGCGGTCGGGACGGGTCGCCGCGGGTGGTGGTCGTCGACGACTCGCCGTTCATGCGGGGACTGATAAGCGACCTCCTGAGCGACGCCGGGGTCGCGGTCGTCGGCGAGGCGGGGGACGGGGAGGAGGCGCTCTCGGTGGTCGCCGAGACGCGTCCCGACGTCGTGACGATGGACGTCGAGATGCCCGGAATGGGCGGGCTCGAAGCCGTCGAGCGGCTGATGGAGGAGACGCCGACGCCGGTGTTGATGCTGTCGGCGCACACGGACGAGGGCGCGGAGGTCACCTTCGAGGCGCTCGACCGCGGCGCGGTCGACTTCTTCGCGAAGCCCGGCGGCGAGGTGTCGACGGGCGTCTCGCGGGAGTCGGAGCGCCTCGTGGAGGCGGTGCGCTCGGTCGCGGGTGCCGACCTCGACGCCGCGACCCGCGAGCGCGACGACCCGAGCGCCGCGGCGTCGCGCTCGCCGGACGCCGGGTCCGAGGCGGACGCGGCCGACGTCGACGGGCCGCTGACCGTGGTGATCGCGGCCTCGACCGGCGGGCCGAACGCCGTCGAGCGCGTGCTGTCCGCGCTGCCGATGGCGGACTGCCGCGTGGTCGTCGTCCAGCACATGCCGGAGGCGTTCACCTCGCGGTTCGCGGACCGGCTCGACGCCGCCTCCGCGTACGACGTGCGCGAGGCCAGCGACGGCGCGCGGATCGGCGCCGGCGAGGTGCTCGTCGCCCGCGGCGGGAGCCACACGCTGATCGACAGCTACCGCTCGGGGCGGCTCCGGGTGAAGCTCGACGCGGACGACGACTCCCACACGGTCACCCCCGCGGCCGACGTGACGATGCGCTCCGCGGCCGAGGTGATCGACGACCCGCTCGTCGGCGTCGTGCTGACCGGGATGGGCTCGGACGCCGCGGCGGGGATCCGCGCGATGGCCGACGCCGGGGCGCGCACGCTGGCGCAGAGCGAGGACACCTGCGTCATCTACGGGATGCCGAAGCGCGCGGTCGAGACCGGCGGGGTCGACGCCGTCTGCGACCTCGACGACGTCGCCGGCGCGATCGTGGGGGGTGAGGCCTGA